A region of the Kribbella sp. NBC_01245 genome:
GCGGCTTGCAGAACGATGCCCTGGGCAACGGCATCACCATCGGCAGCGACCTGCAGTACGACGGGAGCGAACCGCGCCACGTCGTCCACGACCGTCGGCGACGGGTAGTACGTGAGGGGTTCGACGGCCAGACCCGCGAGCTTGGTTTCGGGTCCACGTCCATCACGAGCACGCTGTACGGCGGTGAGCCCGGCGCGGCCGATCGCGAAAGCGCTACCGGCATCACCGAACAGGTAGCCGTGCCCGTCGACGCGATGCCAAGAACCGTCGCGATCCACCGCCAGGCAGACCGAACCGGTGCCTGCGGCAATCACCACGCCGTACCCGTCGGGCAACGCGCCCGCATGAGCCGTCACCATGTCGACGCACATCCGCACCTCGGCGGCGTTCAGGAGTTCGGCCACGTCGGCGGCGAGGGCGCGCACGTCGGCCGGGTCGGCCGGATAGCTGGTCAGACCGAGGCAAACAACGTCCACCGGCAAACCGGCAACACCCGGCCCGACGAGATCCGAACCAACGCGGCCCGACCCGGCGACGTCCGACCCGTCGAGGCCCGAATCGGCAACGCCCAAACCAACGACGTCAGGGCCGATGACGCCTGCCTCGATGGCGGCGCGTCGTACGGCGTGAAAGGTGGCGGCGACGCTTTCGCGGCTGTGGACGTGGCCCGGGCCCGTTCCGGTGCGGCCGTCGGGGAGCACTCGCAGGCGCAGACCGGACTGGCCGCCGTCGATCGCGATCGCCCGAACAGGGGTGGTCATGCCGCCGAAGTCTTCCATCGCGACGAGAGCCCGGGGCTGCCCGGAAGTTCGGTGCACGTCATACGGCCTCCTCAGACAAGATCCGGTCTGTACCAGTTTCCCCGATGGCCCAACTGTCGTCCTTCAGGCCCGTCAGTTCAAGCAAACCGCATAGACCACCCGCCGGATTCACCCTGCCAAATGGCAGGGTGGGCGCGTTGGGGACGTCCGAGGGGAATGAGGGAGCGGGATGAAGTTCGGGCTGAAGGTGAATCCGGGTAACTGGCAGCAGGCCTCGGAGTGGGCCGCGCTGGCGGAGGAGGCCGGGTTCGACGGCCTGTGGACCGGCGACAACATGCGCAATCCACGCGATCCGGCCATACCAGTGCTCGACGGCCCGACCCTGATGGCGGCCTGGGCGGCGACCACCAGCCGAATCCGGATCGGCCTGCTGATCGCGAACGTGGTCTTCCGCCGACCGACCGTCCTCGCGAAGCAGGCCATCTCGATCGATCACGTCTCGGGTGGGCGGTTCGACCTGGGCATCGGCTCGGGGGTGTGGCCGACCGATCACGGGATGGCCGGGGTGCCGATGTGGGAGCCGAAGGAACGCGCGGCCCGGCTGGCCGAGTTCGTCCAGATCACCGATCGGCTGTTGTCGGGTGATACCAGCGACCACGACGGCGAGTACTACGCCTACGAACAAGCCTCGATGACGCCCGGTCCCGTGCAGAAGCGCATCCCGCTGATCGTCGCGGCCAACGCACCCCGCGCGCTCGACGTCGTCGCGGCTCATGCGGACGGCTGGACGACCTTCCCGGGAGCCGCGCCGGAGGACGAGTTCCGCGCCGCCTCGGTCAAACGCCTCGAACGCCTCAACCGCAGCGGCAGACCCCTTCGGCGCATCCTGCTCGCGTATGGCGCCATCACGCCCTGGGCCAGCGTCGACGCCTTCCGCGAAATGGTCGAGACGTACGCCGCGATCGGCTTCGACGAAATCGTCTGCTACACGCCCAAGCCGGAAGAACGCGTCGTCTTCGACCAAGTCCTCCCCACCTTGCCCGACTACCGCTGATCCAAAACGACCTGGTCACAAGGGCCCGATGAACGACGACACGCCGCGTCACAAGGGTCCGATGAACAAAAAGCCTAGGTGGTGGTGGAGCCGGAGGTTAGGCCGGTTAGGAGGTGGCGTTGGAGGAGGAGGGTGAGGAGGACTGGGGGGAGGGTGGCGAGGACGCCGCCGGCGGCGATGAGGCCGAAGTCGGAGGAGAACTTGCCGGTGAATTCGGCGATCGCCACGGGGATGGTCTTGGCGGTGCCGGTGGACGTGAAGATCAACGCGTAGAGGAACTCGTCCCACGCGAGCAGGAAGCCGAACATCGCGGTGGCGACCAGGCCGGGGCGGGCCAAGGGCAGGACGACGCGGAAGAGGGCACCGAGGCGCGAGCAGCCGTCGACGCGGGCGGCGTCTTCCAACTCGGCCGGCAGGGTGAGGTAGAAGTTGCTCATCGTCCAAAGGCAGAACGGCGTGACGATCGAGCAGTACGTGATGATCAAGCCGAGCTTGGTGTCGAGCAATCCGAGATTGGCCATCGCCAGGTAGAGCGGAATGACCAGCGCGATCGGCGGCAACATATAGATCGCCAAGAACGCGAACAACGTCGTACGGCGCATCCGGAACCGCAATCGCGCAAAGGCGTATCCGCCCAGCGATCCGACGACCAGCGAGATGACCGTGGTCGCGCTCGCCACCACCAGGCTGTTCAGCATCGAGACGCGGAAGCCGTCGGACGCGGGCGACGAGAAGAGCTCGCGATAGCGCGACAGCGTCGGGTCCGACGGAAACCAATGGACCTCGACGAGATCGGAAGGCGCGGAGATGCTCGAGATCGCCAGCCACGCGAGCGGCGCCAGCACCACCACGGCGAGCAGGCCTGCCATGGCGTACATGAAAACGAAGTACCTGCGGCTCGGACGCATCACACACCCGCCATCTGGTTCTGCCGGAGCAGCCTGAGGTAGACCATCGCGAGCGCACCGACGGCGATGACGATCAGGTAGGCCAGCGCGGCGCCGTACCCGAAGAGCTGGTTCGAGAACGCCTGCAAATATGTATAGAACGCGACCGTCTGCGTGCCCGAGGCCGGGCCGCCGCCCGTCATCACGTAGATGATGTCGAAGACCTTGAACGCTTCGATCGTGCGAAGTACCAATACGACAGCGAGAGTTGGTTTTAGAAGCGGTACGACGATCGACCAGAAGGTACGCCAGGCGCTCGCGCCGTCCATCAGCGCTGCCTCGCGGACCGACACCGGGATGGTCTGCAGCCCGGCCAGCAGGAAGAACGCGACGATCGAGGTGTTCTTCCAGACGTCCGCGACGATGACCGCGTTCAACGCCAGGAACGGCGAGCCGAGCCATTGCGTATCGGTCCCGAGCAGCGCGTTCAGGACGCCGTACTGGCCGTTGTAGATCCAGCGCCAGAGAGCACCGTTCACGATTGTGGGCAGTGCCCACGGAAGGACGACCAGGCTTCGCCACAACCACTTGAACCGCAGCGGCGCGTTCAGCAGCAGCGCCACGCCCATGCCGAGTACCAGTTCGGCCAGCGTCGAGACCAGCGTGAAGTACGCCGTATGACCGAGCACCGGGTAGAACGACGGATCGGCGAAGGCCTTGGTGTAGTTGGCCAGCCCGACGAACGGGTATGACCCCGGCATCGGACTGTCCACGTCGAACAGCGAGATCAGCAACGTCCGGATGACCGGGTAGATCACCACCCCGAAGACGACCACCGTTGCCGGAAGCAACAACAGCAACGCCAACCTGCCCTCACCCCGGGCACGAAGTGAACTCACGACTGCAGCAGGCCGTTCGCCTTGGTGGCAGCGTCATCCAGAGCCTTCTGCGCCGGCTTCCGCCCGAGCAACGCGTTCTGCAATTCGGCCTGCAATGCCTGCGAGATCGCGTTGTACGCCTTCACCTGCGGCCGGAGAATCAGGTCATCCAACTGCTTCTCCGCGGCAGCCACCACCGCCGGGTTGGTCTTCATCACCACCGCGTCGTCGTACGACCTCTTCCACACCGGCAGCGAACTCACGGCAAACTGGTTCTGCACCTCCCGGCTGGTCAGATACGAGATGTACTTGAACGCGGCAGCCTGGTTTTTG
Encoded here:
- a CDS encoding carbohydrate ABC transporter permease yields the protein MAGLLAVVVLAPLAWLAISSISAPSDLVEVHWFPSDPTLSRYRELFSSPASDGFRVSMLNSLVVASATTVISLVVGSLGGYAFARLRFRMRRTTLFAFLAIYMLPPIALVIPLYLAMANLGLLDTKLGLIITYCSIVTPFCLWTMSNFYLTLPAELEDAARVDGCSRLGALFRVVLPLARPGLVATAMFGFLLAWDEFLYALIFTSTGTAKTIPVAIAEFTGKFSSDFGLIAAGGVLATLPPVLLTLLLQRHLLTGLTSGSTTT
- a CDS encoding carbohydrate ABC transporter permease, whose product is MSSLRARGEGRLALLLLLPATVVVFGVVIYPVIRTLLISLFDVDSPMPGSYPFVGLANYTKAFADPSFYPVLGHTAYFTLVSTLAELVLGMGVALLLNAPLRFKWLWRSLVVLPWALPTIVNGALWRWIYNGQYGVLNALLGTDTQWLGSPFLALNAVIVADVWKNTSIVAFFLLAGLQTIPVSVREAALMDGASAWRTFWSIVVPLLKPTLAVVLVLRTIEAFKVFDIIYVMTGGGPASGTQTVAFYTYLQAFSNQLFGYGAALAYLIVIAVGALAMVYLRLLRQNQMAGV
- a CDS encoding LLM class flavin-dependent oxidoreductase; translated protein: MKFGLKVNPGNWQQASEWAALAEEAGFDGLWTGDNMRNPRDPAIPVLDGPTLMAAWAATTSRIRIGLLIANVVFRRPTVLAKQAISIDHVSGGRFDLGIGSGVWPTDHGMAGVPMWEPKERAARLAEFVQITDRLLSGDTSDHDGEYYAYEQASMTPGPVQKRIPLIVAANAPRALDVVAAHADGWTTFPGAAPEDEFRAASVKRLERLNRSGRPLRRILLAYGAITPWASVDAFREMVETYAAIGFDEIVCYTPKPEERVVFDQVLPTLPDYR
- a CDS encoding N-acetylglucosamine kinase; the protein is MHRTSGQPRALVAMEDFGGMTTPVRAIAIDGGQSGLRLRVLPDGRTGTGPGHVHSRESVAATFHAVRRAAIEAGVIGPDVVGLGVADSGLDGSDVAGSGRVGSDLVGPGVAGLPVDVVCLGLTSYPADPADVRALAADVAELLNAAEVRMCVDMVTAHAGALPDGYGVVIAAGTGSVCLAVDRDGSWHRVDGHGYLFGDAGSAFAIGRAGLTAVQRARDGRGPETKLAGLAVEPLTYYPSPTVVDDVARFAPVVLQVAADGDAVAQGIVLQAASDLAETLAAGINSLSGSGTVPVACVGGVFQAGEQLLEPLRQRLPARAELRPAAGTPLDGATRLATEPLGPYAGLVTVYRPQRGVRK